From Methylomonas sp. EFPC3, a single genomic window includes:
- a CDS encoding chorismate lyase has protein sequence MPDKSFLFKRPPLWSAHETAAQRQLTPELQSWLNETGSLTKRLRGIYGNRFGVELLFHRWKPAFNDECRLLALPPARYQLIREVLLHADGRPLVLARTVLPDPTIKIAHRNLSHLGNRPLGEVIFAYPDLERRQRQFSRAEPNQWSTAVQTRLSMAGPTWGRRTEYAIHGHPLLVAEFFLPALLQKV, from the coding sequence TTGCCCGACAAGAGTTTTCTATTTAAACGCCCGCCGCTGTGGTCGGCCCACGAGACCGCAGCACAACGACAACTAACGCCGGAGTTGCAATCCTGGCTAAACGAGACTGGTTCGTTGACCAAGCGCTTGCGCGGGATTTACGGCAACCGCTTCGGCGTCGAGTTACTGTTCCACCGTTGGAAACCGGCATTCAACGACGAGTGCCGGCTGCTGGCATTGCCGCCGGCGCGTTACCAGTTGATCCGCGAGGTTTTGCTGCATGCCGATGGCCGGCCGCTGGTATTGGCCCGGACCGTGTTGCCGGACCCGACCATCAAAATTGCCCACCGCAATCTGTCTCACCTCGGCAACCGGCCTTTGGGGGAAGTCATTTTCGCCTACCCCGACCTTGAACGCCGCCAACGCCAGTTCAGCCGCGCCGAGCCGAACCAATGGTCGACTGCTGTGCAAACCAGGCTCTCGATGGCAGGGCCAACTTGGGGCCGGCGTACGGAATATGCGATTCACGGCCACCCGTTGTTGGTCGCCGAGTTTTTT